The Chroicocephalus ridibundus chromosome 20, bChrRid1.1, whole genome shotgun sequence DNA window TGGAAATGGCTTACGTTGTCGGTTGCTTACCATCTTTGTCCTCTACAGAAGGCTAAAGCTCCCAAAGCCTTTCTGGGATTTTGTTTACATTTAGTAATAAACGGTAATTGTTTATAAAGGCTAGCCTGTGACTTCAGCTGCCTGCTGAATGAATTCCCTTTTCATATTTTATGCTCTTTTCAGGAAGGTATCCATTTTTAGAGATATCTTGGCGGTGTTCAGATTTGCTGTTCAATCAGGTCTTTAGCTGCACTcttatttatttcctaaatggCCTCCTATGCAAGTTtaacttggttaaaaaaaaaaaaaaacccaacaaaaaacaggaaagaaggaaaggaatgcAAATCCATGCAGTAATGTTTGGGAATGTGAGTGTTTCTCCTAAGTGGTCTGAAAAAGAAAGCTGGAGCGACGCATGCCTGCCTTCATCCCATGTAGCCGTcccgggctctgcagcccctctgctgcggcCGCCCCCTCAgcccgggcagagccgggggtcaGTCCCGAAAGGCTTTGGGGGCTGTGGGTGACGTCCCAGGCTGCCGCCCTGcccaggggtggcagcagcgTGTGGGACCGGGCAAGGAGCCGAGGGTGGATTTCTGTGAAAAGCCAAGAGCAACCCCAGCAGCAAAACCCCCATTTTTGCTGGAAACCTCATACTGTGCCAGTCTGAGCCTGGCAGCGCTGGTGCCCCGAGCAGCCCGGGTCGGGCTCCCTCCCTACGTCCCTTCCCTTCTGCCGTTGCCATCTGCTCGGCCCGATTGCTGCTGCGCAGGGAAGGGATGTGGGAGCAAGATAAAGCTGTCGCCTGTGGCCGCCGCAGCGGAGCAGGCACAGACCCGCTATCGCAGGGCTCAGCTGCTGCGGCAGTCGGTGCTCAGCCGGTTACTGGGGCAATCATGGGCAAAACGGGCCAGCAAACGCGGGTGGCAGAGGCAGAGGGACACGCTGGTCTGAGCCTGATGGTCTCAGCAGGTCTAGATGTCTCCTTTGTGGCCGCTGgtaggaaagcagcagcctggTTCAAGGGGTTAATGGGGACTCTGAGAGCAGTGGCGTTCCACTGGGTCGAAACTCCAGCGGCTGGTTCTTCTGATGTCCGTGAACAGAGCCGCTCCCTGCAGAGACTCGACATTACCAGAGGTCTTTGCCAAATACTTCTCAACCTTTTGCCATCCCATGCTGAGGTCACTGCTCTAAGCCTTTGCAAGAGAATTCCCcagcatttaaagcatttttttttcctattagcaaCTTCCTTTTGTATTATGCAGCCACTATCCCAATTCAGACCTCGGGTGACCGGTCACCTGTAAAAATATGTGGCCAAGACATCTCCGTGTAATTTGTCAACACGTTCACAAGTAAGTATTTAAAAGTATATGTTATTGAGGCTGCTTGACTCCTCCCTTAAGAAAACACCTCTTGGCCTCATTGCAAATGTTTTCGTCACATATCCTTGGAGCTTAAATTGTGCTGGAAAGGGAAATaaagtgggggggggagggggaagtaaAAAAGATAACTTAAGAGTTTCTCGGTGGAAACATGACTGTTTTCTGGCTAACAAAGGCAGACAgagggaggcagggcaggctgctgcgGGCTGCCCTTTCCTCGGGGCAGGGTGACACATGTCCCTTACTGGCAGCGCTGCTCAGCAGAGCGGGACGGGGCAGCAAATACGGCCACAGCCGTTCCCTTGGCTCTTCCCGCAGGCCCTGGGGGCAGGGATCCCGGAGCAGCTCAGCTTTCCCAGGCGGGCAAGGAGCCCAGGCAAACGGGTCCTGTTTGGGCCCAAGGACGTCCCTGAGCCTCCACGGGCAGCGCTGCATCTCATTCAAAGAGTTTTGTGTCTAATTGGGAGAGTTACAGTGGAAATGCCGGTATCCCTGCTGTGTTGTTTTGTGCACAGGTGTTAACAGAAGCAGCTCAATTAGCAGCTTCAATGTGGGGATGATTTACAGCCCTCTGGTCTCCAGTGCACCCCTTGGAATGAAGGAAAGCCCTCTCTTCttgcagaatcacctctcttcaCAGACCTCTCATCCTAGGGACGTGCAGGTGACGTTTGAAGGCGGTTTTTGGGGAGCTGGTGCCGctgagctgggctctgctgggctccCTGGGCCAGATGCTGGTGGAGAGGGCAGGAGGCACTGATGGAGATGCAGCTCCTGTCCCCGCACAGAGCAGAGCCGGTGCTGGGGATGAACGGGACCTTCTCTTTGGGGCATGCTGCACGGCTTGCAGCCGGAGCTGGCAAGACCCACAGGCTGCcctttggggatattttttttttttcttcttttcctttgcgACTTGATGGCTTTGGAGATAGGGGTGTCTTTACCGGAAGGCGCAGAGGATGATTTGAAGGGGAGGCTGAGGCAGCGGGTGCGGGGAGGGCCCCGCGGAGGGCACCCCCCTCTCCGTGCCAGGCgtgctgctgggagcaggcagggggggaACCGAGCGCTCCGAGCCCACCCCCGCGTCCAGCCGCACACAAGGACCTTCACCACGGAGCGCCCCCGAGCTGCGCCCGCGGGGagagggcgggaggggggggggacaggggtaCGGTGCTTTTGGCTGCGGGTCCCAACGGCGGCCCGGGGGGTGGAGGACACAGCCGGCAGCCGCCCCCGCTGCCCACGCGTGGCAGCAGCTCCCCCGCCTGCTCTTGAGCAAGCCCTGGGAAGGGCTGCGGGAggggccgcgctccccgggggcggcggcggcggaggcagGGAGCCCCCGGCTGCGCACCCGGCGCGGGCGGTGATCGGTGCCCGCTCCGCTCCGGGTCCCCTCCGCTCCCGGCGCCGCTGCGGGCGCCCCGCGGCAGCGATGGGCTCCGGGCGCCGCCGatcgctgctgccgccgccgccgccgctgccgctgctgctgctgctgctgcccgcgGCGTGGGGTGAGCccacggggagggctgggggtgaaggggggggacGTGCCGGGTGGGCTCCGTGTGCCCCACGCCTGCTCCGCTGCGTGGGCGGGCCGTGGGTGCGTGTGCCGCGCTCTCCTGCGGGCACCGTGTGGGCGTCCGTGCCGTGCCCCGCGCAGGGAGCTTCGGCAGAAGCCCCACTAAAGCCGGGTTTATCTTCCTATAGGTGACTGCGGGCCGTTGCCAGATATAAACCACGCGGAGCCCCCGCAGGACACCAAACACCTGGAGAGCTTCAGCGTCGGCTCCAAAGTTACGTACAGATGCGCCGCGGGCTACATTAAACGCCCCTTGCTGTCGGACACCATACAGTGCCTTGCAAACTCCCAGTGGTCCAACCTCACGGAGTTCTGTGGTCGTAAGTATTTCACCTTCTCTGAAACGAGTTGCTTAGAGATGCACGCTGCTTGTGAAAGCATTTGCTGCTTTAGCAATCGCTGGTTTAAGGGTTTCTTCATCCGAAGCGACACGCGACCAAGTTGTTGCTCAGAGAATCTCTTACTGTTCCTTTTTCCTAACTCTGCTTAGTCCCTTGGAGCCATATAAAGGTAGACGGGtagctgggggagcagaggagagaggggcagaCTGTTGCGGcgaggcgctggggcagccggaCGCCGAGGCGAGAGGTAGCCGAGGGGGAAGGTTTGGCACTGGGGATTCGCAAACCTCCGCGGTGAGAACTGGCTGCACTTCCCCACCTCAAACGCTTCGCCAGTGGAATTGGCAGGGGAGGTGGGCACTGTGCTCGTGAAAGAGAgcaaatttaaacatttaaaatctttttttattaaatagtcATCTAGGGATATTTTTGAATTGCACAAACTACCAATCACcttcttaaaaatattcatgGTATCCACGTTCTTAGGGAGGCTTGTGCATTATCACTTGGATTTATGTTTATATGTAGTTGAATGCAAAacattgttatttttgctttgtaactttttgcttttttgtgggtttttttttttgctttgtacaCTTTTGGTTGTCTTCATTGTTGCTAGGTACCTGTCTCAGCCCGCCACGTGTGGTTTTTGCTAGAATATCAGAAGAAGATGAAACACAGAATTTTTATACCATTGGTGTCACGGTGAGGTATATCTGTCGCCGAGGCTTTGAGAATATCACAGAGCAGCTCCCCACCAGCACTTGTCGTGACAATTTAACATGGTCAGAAGTTCCCGAGCTATGTCAGAGTGAGTGTCCTGCATCGTTTCATTTTCTCTGACGTCTTCCCACAGCTGCATCCGCGGCGCTGTGTTCCGGCGCCACCTCTGATTTCTAGTTTAGGATTGCTTTTCTTTAATGCCGTTTAGCGTGACATACCATCAGATGCCTGGTTTGTCATTGCCACACTGTCACAAAAAGTATGTTTGTGAGTTTTTTCCCTGTCCTTGTAGCGTCCTAAGGATAATCTTATTCCTTTTTAGGGAAATCTTGCGGTATTCCAGCAAATCCAGAACACGGCAAAGTTATTACAAATGATTATCTGTTCGGTGCAAAAGCCGATGTGGTTTGTAACCGCGGGTGAGTGTGAAGCCAGCTGCCCAGTGCATCCCAGTCGCCTGGCCGGAGTGTGACTGGGATGCGCTGGTGTGTGAGTTGGAACAAGGGGCTCTGCCTGTCGAGTCCTCGGCACCTCTCTGGGGTGACGTGTTCTTGGTGGGTGACAACAAACTGATTTGTTGATGTGGCTTTTCCCCCTGCAGGTACGCATTAAAGGGAGCGTCGCGTCTCGTCTGGTGCTCCCTACGGGGAAGTGAAGTTGCCTGGAGTCAAATTCCAGCTTGTCAGGGTAAGTGGGGTTGTCCAGCGCTTGACGGGAAATAGCAAATACTCCAACTCAGAAACAGCGAATCGTGCGCCCGTTTTGCTGAACTGAGTCAGGTCGGTATCTCTGGGAAGGAGACAGCAGGCGTGACAAGTGCAGGGACGAGCCACTAGCGtcactgctgccttctgcacGGGAAAGACTGACGTAAAGGAGCAACCCAGTGGCCTTGGTGTCCCTGTGGGCTGCCGCTGGCCCTGAAACGGAGGCACCTAAAAGCAATTCTGTGCCGAGAGGGTGCCCAGTGCTCCCATTTCAGCCCCTGCGACTGGTGCAATGCCAGCCTGTGTGCGCGCAGCCCTtgggttttcctctcttcccattGTGGAGAAGAGCATCCCAGGTGCCACCTCCTGAgctctttgctttttctcccccagctATTTCTTGTCCTCCGCCTCCAGCTATTCCTGACGGGAAGCACACCGGTAATGGTACGAAGGAGTTCGTGTACGACTCGGTTGTGACGTACACGTGTGACCCTGGGCTCCAGCTGGTGGGAAACGAAACTCTTCGTTGTACGACGGAGAACAGCCTTGTCGGCATCTGGAGTGGGCCTCCTCCCGAATGCAGGGGTGAGCGTTGCTGGATAATTATCCTGTTCTTGAGGAGTTTTTCTTGCTGTGCGGTTAATTAGTCCTAATTCCCTTCTGGAGTTAGGGCCCCAGTCTGGACAGGCGTTCCTGTAGGGCTGGGCTCCAGGGCAGCAGCGTCTGCGCACAGCAGGGATGGCCACCAGGTCTCTGCTTCGCCGGGTGCCAAGCTCAGCTGAAGAACAACCTGAGCACAGTCGTACACAGCTCTACGTTTTTCCCTTcaagaggaagaggcagaattTTAATAAACCATGTGTGAAGTGTTTCGGGAACTGCAAAGCTGATGGGCTAAACCTCAGAATGGATTTATATCTAGTGTCCCAGGCAATAAAGCCCAGTGGGACAGCAGAGCCCCTCTGTCCATGAGGCTTGGAGTGTCACCAAGAGGTCCCTGGGTGACTCTTCCGCAGCTCTCGCTGTCGTAGCCACAGATGCCCAGGTCAGAGCCCGCCTGCCCATGCTACGTTTACTCCTTACTGAAGGCttttatatattatgtataaaGGAGAATtatctaaaaatataattttgtgtggttttccgtgtcatggttttggctggattggccaatcagaacgacagatggccctccccctccctcctcagagaggagaggaagagataaggagatttacgagtttagaaaaagaactaaactactttaatgaaaataataataaataaggaaatagtaaataataatagaataataatgtaaaaaaaaaagtatacggtatgtacaaaactgtatccagctcccaggatgacaatcgcgtcaccagcagacacagggaaagtcccagactggagtcagcgatggacaggagctgaattccggaactagagtcaggaatgctgggatcaggatcaaaggcagacgaacagacagggtcctcctcagcgtcggccattgaagaaaacatgagccagagccccctttgcccctttgatccctcaccttttacactgagcgtgatgcagatgggctggaataccctgttgggcagtttggggtcccctgtcccgtctgctcctccctgcaggtgggacccctctgcgcttctccgcttccgaccctccaacggggcaaaagGCGaggttagctgaccttggttgttatcgcaataagtctaagcaagagcctctgtgcgcaccattccttggtacaatcaggtcttatcactctgagagcgaacagtttctgaacgatacgctgttaatttcagacgttagtcagttagaagaggcccagctaaaaactaaaattacaagtaaaaaaattggttctgttttacctcaaaccaggacattcctttatttttttttctctcgatAGTTAGCACTACAGCAGCGACAAACCAAACAGAACCCTTGGAAGATAACGCAGCAGAGAATCCCAAGTGGCTAGGTAAGAGCTCAGGAGAGGCGTTCTGTCTCTGGGTTGTTAATCGCTCTAATTGCACCCACGTTGGGCACCTGTGACTCCACGTGACACTGGATTTCTGCTCTCCTTGTGCTCTTCATTTCTTTTGGTGAGTCTGTCTTCCAGTTTCCGAGGGGTTCACACAGGCTTATTCCCTGGTGTAAGCCCTTGTCTCTGCTCTCGGCTGAGTGACTCCTTAGCTGGCACGACATGGGGGAGGATTTTTAACGCTTGaatctccctccctgcagcccagcatcTCGGTAGAAACCAGTGGCGTTATCCCGGCTGTATTTGGACGTTGCTGAGGATGGAGGTAGCTTGGAGCTACGGACCTCAGCGCTCTCAGTGGAGAGCGATGGGCTGAGGGACTCGAAAGGAGCATAATGACGTGTGTAGCAGTTCATGACACACTGTTTTATAGGGTTTTGCCTTCTCAGCAGCGTTATGGTTATCTGAGtttgaataacatttttctgTGGGCATAGATCCAGGAACTTCCCCGTTTAGTTATCA harbors:
- the LOC134525750 gene encoding uncharacterized protein LOC134525750 is translated as MGSGRRRSLLPPPPPLPLLLLLLPAAWGDCGPLPDINHAEPPQDTKHLESFSVGSKVTYRCAAGYIKRPLLSDTIQCLANSQWSNLTEFCGRTCLSPPRVVFARISEEDETQNFYTIGVTVRYICRRGFENITEQLPTSTCRDNLTWSEVPELCQRKSCGIPANPEHGKVITNDYLFGAKADVVCNRGYALKGASRLVWCSLRGSEVAWSQIPACQAISCPPPPAIPDGKHTGNGTKEFVYDSVVTYTCDPGLQLVGNETLRCTTENSLVGIWSGPPPECRVSTTAATNQTEPLEDNAAENPKWLARILIPICIGLLVLGIPAVIIRKWKDNKTHSFNVSLQKHKTKGRDLPMHPKIAGDEKQPVPWHSYFCHTTSCHVCPGCEEGLHAALAPRAEPAPRGCATCEEWLRAQPHAPRSYSVSSIGSGESRSPAGTSSPPQMADVLRGEGAAEAVPERSDAEQPMDRESNRHVCPVCEDWLRAHLGPRGRGPAAPGERPGGPRRRDEGPQRPVCTPCADRLHLSLVHSDTARCPVCPLAGEGTPAHLIPRRTPGCHLCPVCAAPTHAHLCQPRRQAHDG